The Pyrus communis chromosome 5, drPyrComm1.1, whole genome shotgun sequence region GTGCTGCCATATTCGCATCAACCCCAACAAGAGGACCAGCACACTGTTTGTCCGAAGATGCTTCGGCTTCAGCAACAACTCCGGCCTTGACCAAGAAATCCTCCAAAGTCATCTCTCCCAAAGTCCGTTGTCTTTCTTgagatttcttttcttcttcatctttgctTTGTTGAATATCTCTCCAAACCTCATCGACTGTCTTCTTGCTCAATGCACTAGTTAATGACAGGCTTGCCTGACGCTGCAGTTGAGCTTGATTGACCAGTGTCGTGCCTTCAATGTCTATGCCCATGGTCTGATTTGCTTCCACACTCCATACATTTTTTAGAAGCTCGTCAAGGTTCATGCTGCTGAGTGGCTTCCCCAAGTCACCTAACTGATTCTGTACCTCATCCAATGTGAGACTATACATTGAGTTTTGCCGTCCCAAAGGCTGAAACTGTGACTGTTTGCAATTACCATCAGCCCCACCTTGAGATCCCATTGTCTGTATCCCCATTCACCAATTCTTAATAAGAAATTGTCAGTTACACTGAAAgtctaaattttcaaatatacTAAACGATACCATAGTTCAGCCTTAAACCCACAAGACGCAATCTTCAATCAACCTGAATATCAGAAACCTATATCAAAAAAACATCGATGGCTCAGACTCCGAATTTTCTAGCATTTAACAAGATCATGCATGGTCAAAATACCAAGTAACTAGACGAAGAATGACAACGACGGTGAGTACATATCAACATGATTTGCAAATGAATACAAAGTTGAATGACGGTTAGAATGATTTCATCAGTTCCATGGAATAAAACATGGAGGCATGCAATCAGTAGAGCCATAAGCTGACATTCACAAGACGgaaaaaatgaagagaaaaaaaaaaaaaaaaaaaaagctagatTAATGCCCATAAAATTACAGCTTTCTCCCTTAAATGGATAAGAATTAAGAACAGTCCAATTTATtcgaaaatataaacaaaaaccaaaagattACTAACTTGCAAATTCAACTCAAAATCATGAACCTCTATATAGAGAAAAAGGAAATCTAATAAATCAGGGTCTAAGTGATTGAAACCCAAATCTAATCAAGCACATAAAGATATTTAAAatcaaaaaaggtaaaaaataaGGGTCTAAACTAACAAAAGGATTTGCCAGAAAAAGCTGTGAACTCTTGCATGCAAGTGATTGAAGGAGTTGCAGAGCCTCCATTTGACCCAATGCtttcaaaccctaaacccacCATCAAAATCTCACAaagaaaaaccccaaaaatccaattttcccagaaaatcaaTGAGCAACaccatgaaaaatgaaaaatgaaattaccTTATTCCTCcaaaaaggaacaaaatttcACATCACCTCACCACAGAAAACCCCAAATCCCAGAAATTCGATTTGCATGCAACAGAAATCAGtgttttcttaaataaaaaaatttaattaaacgaAGAAAAAAATCACTGACCCAACTTCATTCCCAAATGCACGAATGTTTATCCTCAGGAAAAaaacaaagttccaacaaattcaattttttacaaGAAGAAGAATGACTGACTGAGAGGTCTGCCTGAATAAAGAGCATcggatacatatatatatatatatatagagagagagagagagagagagagagagagagagagagagagagcactcactttagagagagggggagagagtcCGATCTGAATCGCAGGGAGAGTTTTGGGTTGAAGAGATTGCTGTTTGTTTGAGTGTTGAGGTTGGAATCATCAGCAGTAGCACTCACACATACCAACTGTATCTATTTCTTCAATGTATCCAATTTGCAGAAAcacaaacaaaactcaaaaagcGCAGTtgtgagagaggagagagaaagagagagagagatttctgGCTTTCTGCAGAAaccaaaaattcccaaatttcatttttataaaatttggtgcttttttttttccttgctaGGCTCCTCTACTTGCGCCCTCATGGCTTCATTATGGTCTTCCAAATTTGCTTGATCCCTTAAATTAAATGTTGATGTACATTGTCACTCACTCTTAGATTCGATTTTAAATATGTAGATTAAATAAGATgtgtttttcatgttttaattttaaatttgatgtcAAATTCAACTGCAAATATTACATAATCATGCATCATTAGTCACTAAGTGACCAAATAAATGTCACCGTCAAGAAAAGTTATTCGATAAGGTTTGACTATGGTTGTCCGACGAAACTTGTTCAACTTACTCTTATTTTTAGtcttctttgatttatttaatttgtgtcTAAAAGAATTAAGAGAGTGCATTTTTTCTTACAATGAGCGTTATGTCTTGCGTTACACAACGAGCATTATGTTAGACATCACATAAACGAGTGTTATTTCTAGGGACTAGGGTCACATAACGGAGTGCTATGTCAGATGTCACATAACCAAATGTTAGGTCAGACGTCACATAATCGAGCGTTATGTCAGACTTCATATAATCAAGCGTTAGGTCAGACGTCACATAATGGAGCATTATATTTGGTGTCACATAACGAGCGTTATGTCAGATGTCACATAACTGAGCGTTATGTTTTAGTCACATAGCTCGgatcaatttaaaaaattaaaattgtttacTAGTTTTGATAATGGTTGTAATTTTTAAGTCTTTGACTCCAAAattatacccaaaaaaaaaaaaaaatatttacttgTATTGGCTGATACGGTCGTCCCATAGAAATAAGCGTGGGAGGGCAGGCAGGGGAGCAGGTGTGAATAAAGTGAACCCAACGAACGAGAGTTTTGtccaaaagaaattaaaacgCTGTGAAAGTGGGATATGGGATATGCTTTGTAggcacaaaataaaattaaaaactcaaaTGCAACGGACAACGGCCGCATGGCACTCCATGCTCCATCTGCCTATTTTTAAGTTTTGGGACCTTTTCAAGacatttttatttctatttattcatttatacgtacatatatataaatatatatagtagCGACGGTTGTGGTAACAAGTGGAAATGGCAGGGATATAATGTTGGTGGTTAGTAAAAGGTATATAGGTAGCATGGATAACAACGGTGGATGGTGGTGTTGGTAATGGCAATGTTAATGACAgtgttgtggtggtggtgtcaaTAGTGAGGTGTTGATGTTGAGCGTGTAAAGATAGCTATGATGGTAGGAACAATGTCTGTGACAATGATGACAATGGTAGCGGTTAGAGGTGGTGACAATTGAGGTGATGGTGGCATTGGTAGGAATTATGGCGGCGACGGTGGCGACAACAAAGGTAATGGTGGTGGTGTCAGGGTGGTGGTTGCAGTTTTAACTGGTGCGGTCACCTTGTTCCTCAAGGGAGAAAAGCATGTGTACAAGGATAAGCAATGTCATTTTCTAGAACTAAATAGgtattaaaagaattaaaggTGAGTTTcgttttttttatgaaaacagTTTTCAAAAGCAATCTACATGTAGCTTTTAAAAGTTACTGTCTAGAAGTCACTTCTTTTAAGATAAGCTAAATGTGATGACCTGTCCCTACgtttatgattttattaattttaaaagagtgaatggacaaaaatgcccttgaggCGAGATTGTTGACCATCATTGATTGTCAATTCGTGATGCTAACGGGCTATTATTTTACTATATTATCAAAGTACTCGACGGTACGAACGCACGGGCGTAAATGAACCTTAATTCTGAGTTAGAACGGAAAAGTTATGAGCCTCGAAAATTATGAGACCTTTTAGACATGTGGACTTACTATTAGTAGTAAGTCTATAAGTCTATAATTAGTTAGCCAAAATTAGGAAGTTTCCATTTGAGGAAACTGACCCAAAAGTCTAGAAACCCCAACCCAATTGACCCCTGCGACCTCCTATTTTCCAacgccgattccggccaactccggtggattttttcgacgccaccaccaccatcttgaagctctcactcccctctacaaaacccaacCAAGAACTACCTTGATTAACCACCGTACATTATGATGTGAGACCACAAAACCCGATGAAAACCAATGGTACTCCGGCCACCCTTATCCTTTTTTCGGTGAATCAGCAAaacgatggccgatgccaccacttgggttttgtagcccatcatcccaggagtaAATCTCAACCAGCTTTGACCCTGTTGGACTACCGTAGGCAACGAATTGATGCCAAGATGCTTTGAGCACCCGCTggctttataaaaaaattggcCATTTtctgtccacttttggacttcgtggtaggtataaaacttgttcctcttgttgagcTCTATCTTCCTAtaaattttggtagaatttggaGTTAGTCGAAAAAGTGAGTTTTCGGTTGTCGGAAACCACCACACGCGGCGGTAAATGGCCAGCTGGCTGATGCTgcctttttaagttaaatttgatgttcTAATTTCAATTTGATAACCGTTTGATATAGTTCGACAGTTTGAACCTAGTATGGAATACTACGCCACTTAACCATTTCATGATTTGACGATCCGACCATTAGATCATCACCAAACCTTAATATGttgtagtacataatatttgaggaccatagGAACTGATAGATTGGGAATCTAACATACGGTTCTTTCcaaattgaatttctaagtTTATAAAACAAACGTTGATAGCAACCTAATTCTAACAATTGACGAAGATCCGATCGTTGGATCATAAAGAagttttagtatgttgttctagaagcataatgtggactaTGGGAGGTTACAGATCGGAAATCCATGGGCAAATGTTCCAGGTTAGCTTGTATAGGGTTGTGGACCTCACTTTTGATAGAGACTTGACTTTTGGACATTATGCTATGAATTGATctcaaatattaaaatcaatattACCAGAGACTATGTAAGGCTTAGTGggcatatattaaattattaattagtgAGTTATCCTAGATAATATATACATTGGTTGACTTTTAGGGTCAACCGTAgactttttgtaaaatttgacgGGGACCTTCCTTGGCGTATTTCGACGTGCTGATTCCGAATCCGccgtttgttttttgaaattcgacCGTTTTAGGATAGTTCCTTTATTAGCCGTACTTTATATGAAAACACGTAATTTCATTAGCACGTTATATTTACTTAAATGGTTTCGTTTCTAGGCGAAATGGATCGCAAGGACTCTCGATGCTACAAGGCGAGTTCGACTCGGCGACATGATctatgagtgggtcttttctttgatatatatatatatatttatatttataaataaattcttTATGTGATTgccatgtgtgtgtgtatatatatatttataaataaattcttTATGTGATTgccatgtgtgtgtgtgtgtgtgtgtatagattagtttccatatatacatttataaataaattcttTATGTGATTgccatgtgtgtgtgtgtgtgtgtgtaggttagtttccatatatacatttataaataaattctcTACGTGATTGTCATGATTAAAATAACGTTTATAAGAAAGGCCTTATggttgggaaagtatgaaataATCTTACGGGATGCTCAGGTAAGCTTACTATAaggggatgccttaattatatttatgtttatgaaTAATGTGATGTTGACTAGAGTTATCGAGTCACTGTggcatgattatatttaagttatttgctcatcattgctgcatcGGTGTTAGTACATCGCATCgtatgctcactttggatccattgtatgTGCCAGTCCTGCCGTACAAGTTGCAATAGACAGCTCCGACTTGTATGTGTTGTGCATAGcgtcagtcttcacgtgattgtagtactaaaacGTGTATTATTATTACACCCAGTAcagttcatgtcagaatacctctgcatgaatTCGTGTGCCaacatatgtcgatgagcaccCGATATGATATGTTGCTTATGTGAGATTTTGTGATTATGGATGTCATCCCTTTATTTACGAGATATTGTGCTGtaatgaattcttgagattttgtaGGCTACGGTgagtattttcttactatacgtagtatgtatattttgcaaactatacttattttacaacgaggggttattatgttttcgaaaagctttttACAAAGATTTGTTTCTAGGCCCATtcacccttattttttgccTCTCCAGGTTTTATTGCTAAACTTGCATATCGATGAGGATTCTTGGAAAATCTTGGTGTAGacgattaccttcgatggtataattaaGGCTGGAAAAAATCCCTAAAATCTCGAACCATATCGAAAAAATCCTAATCCCGAACAGTTCGGTACGGGAATCGGTCTTTAAGTTTCTTTTGTTCGGGAATCCCaaaccgatatatatatatatatatatgtactgtTTAATCAACCAAGCTGTTCATTTGGCTAATAACTTCTTTTGGAAGATAGCCGACCTATATCCAccaccttttcctttttttaattctttcttTGTATGTCATCTTCACTAACCAttcatttcctttcttttattttttttattacatcaTCATTTTCTCACTCCCACAGAGTCACAGAGAgccatcatctctctctctccctccaccGACTCACTCAAATGCAGAAGCAAGCCCAAGGCTTCCAAATCCTTTCTTAATCTTCAACAGCAGCCACACCCGCAACCCATACCTAACCCAATCGTTCTTCCAAGACATCAGATCCATCGTTGCAAAGCAGAGTAGCCCTCCGATGGCAATTTTGTTCTGTAAGACATGGAAAAACTCACACATCGACAATGATCAGTACTTGATTCTGTTTGATGCACTTCGCAAAGCCCTTTGACTTCCGAAGGCAGCAAAGACAAGCCCAGGAATGAAATGGATGGAGATGGGGTGGAAAGGTCGACGAATCTGGGACGAGGTGTGGCAGTGTGGGCTGGCGGTGAAGATAGGAGATATATGAATCCCAAACCATACCGAAATCTCGAAAAAAATTTGGGAATCCCGAAATTTCGAATCGGTTTTGGTTTCTGAAATCTTGTCCCGAAAAAAAATCGGTTTGGAATTTGAGATCCCATTTTTGGTTTGGATCCCGTACCGAACCAGCCCTaggtataattctcaccctatctTACTGTAATgtacttatactctgacatcatgtgtgaaatgagttcatttttgctcacagcgcactcttatatttaggcacttctaagtttaaatttattcacattttccactaTACTAGACTTTATGActttgtcaccttccaggtgtcgccCAGCATATCTCGATACGGATTTCCAAGTGGACAtttcgggtcggggtgtgtcactaaatattttttttaaacaatcaCTTTTTATTGCTTAACTTTAAAATAAAGCAGctttttggtaaataaaaaaaatcaactaaaaatctaatcAATAAAAGGATGCTTTATTTTGTAACAATCTAATTCTAATTCGAATTCGACTCTATTTAAATATGAATTGACAAGTTAAATCTGATTATACAAATGCGATTTGAATTCAAAATCTAATCAATAAACTTATGAGATTTGGATTAGACCGTTCTAACCCAAATTTTATTGATATGTCTACTTACAGTGTCTACTATACATGGTTATAGCTTCATTTATTTcaatgaaaatgactttaacGCTTCGTTTTTGTTCATTTGCACTCCTTTCTTCTAATAGTTTTCAACGCAAATctacaaccaaaaaaaagagaaatgcataaggagaaaataggaatcaaaaatcatttcccTTAGTTCAAACTAGCAATCTCACACATGGTATGCATGCGAATCAATTATTGTTGAAGCGAtaataggaaaaagaaaaggttggaaagaaaaatagatattttaattatttatatactAACTTCTTACTACACGCCTACgcgttttttttaattgttttactttatttttgttttacctATTTTGGATATTATTGTGTTGATATTAATTCGATATTAAAAGTTTCACCAAATTAGTGTGCTTCCTTTATATGTATGgacaaattataaaaaatttgtacAATCACAACTTCAcctttattatatattttttattacaagTAATATTATTAAACTAAACAAGAAAGGAGAGAGTTTGAACCTCAGTGCGGTAGATAGAGATAAAATTGTTGATTTGTCAAAAATAGTTGATAAGCAAGTGGTGGATTGCCTTATTGAATAAGATATTCTTCATTGCATCATTGGTTCAAGCTCATCCTATTTCCTTAGTATAATTTAGAGTAGTATTATCATttgttataaaataaaaaaactggtTGATAAGGAAAAGTTTACTTAATTTATCATAAGAGATTACAAATCCGCACTTAACAATTTAAAAACTTATGGTCGTCCATTCATTTGACAGTTAAATATTGTAGGTACCCTTTTTATCCTTATTTGCAATCTTTTGTTTTAAGGGTGGGCATTGGGTAGTCGGGTTGGATTGCAACCAGTTGGCCAACCCAATAAGCTTGGGTTGACATTATTGAAACTCATTTCCACCCAAGAAAATGGGTAAGTCAAGTCAACGCACCTAAACCATTCTAAGGCGGGTTGAGTTGGGTGGGTTTCACAGTTTAGGATTAtttgctttctttcttctcccgAAGGTGAGTatgattgacaaaaaaaactcaaacaCATATCATATTTGCttaaattatgtgaatttggtGTTGTATAATCACTACTTGTtacttaatttttaaattcacTATTGAAATAACAAGTGTGTTTAATAACTTTTAgatttatatgtatttatttgtaATATACATGCATGATCAAGAATTGTTATTTGGGTAAGTCAGTTTAGTTCGAATTAATAATACTTCAACCCGACTCAACCCACATATTGAACGGGTGGTTGGGTTAATAATACTACTTTCTATGCTTGACAATTGATTTTGGATACAAAATCGTATGTTTTCAGTGTTTGCATCAACAGTGAGAAAGATTTTTAAAGGTATTCAATAGAGAATAATACTTGGCCACTCAAAGAATGAGGAAGAGTTCCTACTCAAAACTGTTCCTTGCTGATGTATCAAACTTCATGTTTTTGATtaaaaccgttcatattataaatcattctaTAAAAACCGGCTTTgcagaaaatgaattaaaactaaggccGTTTAGTCATTAAACAGTATAAAAACATATGAACGAAATTGGTAAAAGTACTATgaaccgtctatgtatttgcttCAACAGATGGACTAAACGaccttatttttaattcattttttacagAGATGATCTTCACAGAGTGATTCATAATAAAAACAGTTTTGATTATAATCACAAAACTCTGTGATTCAAATACGAAAAGTTTTCAGTAGAAGTTCATACTCATCTTTGAGTGCCAAACATTGTTCTTGCATATAGATGGCTTGAGCCAAAGTTTGCGGCAAATCATATTAAGGACTTCAAGATCCTTAAATGGAGTGCAAAAGATgcaaatataaatttttataattcataAGAGATTAATGAAACACAAAGTTTGTACAAATTAAAGATTGAAGATTTTACTTGGTCCATATGCAACATCAACATGTTCAATTAGTAAACAAATATAATTGAGCTAAACTAATAAACAAGACAAAAGCAAATGAATCCACAATGGCACGTGGCCATGCATTTGAAGCATTAGATTTtgaggaaattgtagcaatgattcttcaattttaactttattGGAATGgtttttcaactaaaaattcactACCATTGATCCATTAACTCCACAAAACGTGCAATTacggtcattttcatcaactccaTCAGAATTTCCATCAAAACGAGTAATGTTAGAATAATCATTGCTACAATATGGTTAAAGTTGGggaaccattgctccaattgggtaagggttgagagaccattgctccaattggattaaagttaagagaccatTTATACAATTTTCTCATTTAGTTTTCCATATTTGCTCATTGATTCAATCTCACGTGCATTacacgtgactcattttgacagaaGTTTAATAGAGTTGACGAAAAGgatcatagctacacgttttgatgagttgagtgACCAATGATCATGGATTTTTAGTTCAAGGACCAATGCTGCAATTTTTTcttagatttttatttatttcttcttttaaaaggAGATTAGCTTGTGGCTTCACCaccataatttattttttttagagctAAAAAGATTTATAAAGACATTTTAGCCTCATCCTAACCATCATCGTGTGATTTACAGAGACATTTGAAGCCGTAGATTAACTTTCATAAACACACTAGATGTTGAAATACCATTTGGGTGGTTTTTGGGGAAGATTTTTATCTAGTCCTAACTAATTCAAGTTAGTGTGGTGCAATCATCATTATAGATACAAATAAAGATGTTGAAACGCATGCAAAACATGAGATCTCGAGGAGATCAtcatttttcatcattttttttgtgtgttgttAATGGCGAAGAACCAGTCATCATAGATGACATAATAAAGCTTGCTGAATGATATGTTATTTGGTTCTCTTGCCACAAGTATTTGTCTCAAATTTTTAGGGTATCAGAGGCAGTTTGATACACCTGTGCTCCATGTTATTCTGTTTGTGTTGTTCACCTAGACATTAAAGAGCGTGTGAGAATGTGAGACAAAATTCACATCGATAAGAGACCACGCAAGAACTTATATTGatctactcctcatattgccaattaattttatacaaAAACCTTAACTTTCTTATGTGATAAACAAAAATCTAATTGTCACACACGTGTACCCATAAAAATTTATTCATCAAAATCACAAGAGAGCATGGCCGATAAACAAgtataataatacaattacatgaaaacttataattttttttaaaccaattaCATTAGTTGGTGCAGCAAAGAAAGTGATTCTTTCCGAATCTCTTACACCAAATCAGGTGATTCACccttaaaatttaatcaaatcattaaagttataataacttttaaAGAGCCTTTGtttttaaccgtttgatcaaattttaagaaccTATATCCCTTAATTTGATGATTTTGATGAAAGGGATCCGAAGAAAATCCATTTCCGAACAGCAGCACTATAATCTcctacacacaaaaaaaaaaaaatttttaacAAACTCATATCCGAAACTGGCCACAGTCGAGAGAGAGATTCAAACACCCAAAGCGCCCAAAACCGTCGCGGCGGTTCGCCCAAACTCCTAATTTCTCATTCttttaattcttaaatttcTTTCAGATCGCTCGATCTCTAATTggctcaatcatttcaaatcaaacccaaaattCCCCCTTTATCTTCTAAATTTTTGCTTTCCCCCATTTTCCCTCGTTTTCAATCCTCAacttttcaattcaagttttttttaatctaatccAAGAAAACCCAACGCTCAAATCCAATGTCGGCGTCGACCGTTTCAATAACGGCGAACCCGGTGACGACTCGGCGGCGACACGTCGTGGCCGTCGATAAGAAGACATCCAACATCGAGCTTGTCTCCGCCGAACCCCAAACCCACAAAGCCGACGACACCGCCACCAATTCCAAAGATCTCAGCCACCACTCCATCAGAGGCGAACCGGGTCTTGATCGGTCCGCACAACCCAAGAAAACCGGCCCCAATTCCACCATTTCGCCGCCTTCCAATCGCCGCTCTCGCAAAACCCTAGACGCTGATCCCAAGCCTCGATGGGTCACCGTCCTCCGAATCTTTTCCAAGAACTTAATTCTGCTTGTTCTGATTGTGGGTTTGTTTCAGATTGTCAGGAGACTGGCTCTTGGGCCTGGGGTTGGGGTTCCCATGGCGTTTTCGGATTTGGAAGGCCGAATAGCGGAGGTGGAAGCGTTTATGAAGACCACTACAAAGATGGTTCAGGTTCAAGTGGAGGTTGTGGACCGGAAGATTGAGAGCGAGGTTGGAGGGTTGaggagagaaatagagaagaagATAGAGGATAAAGGGGTTGCATTGGAGGGTGAGTTGAGGAAATTGGAGGCCAAGAATGAAGGGTTGGAGAGGTCGGTGAGCGATTTGAGGAGCGTGGAGTGGTTGTCGAAGCAAGAGTTTGAAAAGGTGTTTGAGGatttgaagaagaaggtgaagggCAGCGAAGATAGTGAATTGGGTGCAACTTTGGATGACATAAGGGCCTATGCGAGGAATGTGGTTGAGAAAGAGATAGAGAAGCATGCAGCGGATGGACTTGGCAGGGTGGATTATGCTTTGGCCACTGGTGGGGCTTCCGTTGTGAAGCATTCAGAGCCATATTTGGTGGGGAACGGGGGCAATTGGTTCTTGAAGAGTACCAAAAATGGGGTTCATGGCGATGCTGACAAGATGTTGAAACCCAGTTTTGGGGAGCCTGGCCATTGTTTTCCCTTGAAGGGGAGTAATGGATTTGTCCAGATTAAGCTGCGGACTGCCATCATTCCCGAGGCTATCACTCTGGAACATGTTGCAAAGGTGACGTTCTTGTTCACTATTTTGTCTTTGTTTATTGATGCATTGTTTCAGTGTATTTTATCTCCCATTATTTTTATGCTGGATATAATTTAAATTCTGTCAATCTTCACATTAAGAAGTAGCTTTGAACCATCAAAgtaataaattttataaaatgtaGACATTGTTTTAAGATTTTTCAAAGGTCTATTGGTATTATCTTGCAGGCAATAATATGCTAGGAAATGTGGGATTGAAATGCATAGTCAATAACCTTTATGCAAGAGTAGATCAATTGTAGTTACTGTTCTCAGAACTTTGAAGTGTTTACTCTGCTGGTACCAAGTTGTTTTGGTTATTAGTTATGTTGACGGTTAGACTTCAAACTGCTAAACTAGGCGGATTCAGTTCTTAATTTGAAGTATGTTAGTTAATTTGTTGGTGATAGTTAATGTTTTTGCCATAATACAGTATATAACTTTGAACTTGCAGAATTTCTGGGAGGGGTTGTGAAGAGTCTAGGTGAATTATCTTTAGGCTGGATTTTTTTACCTTAGGTAATATGACTTAGTGTTGAGATTGAGTCCGTCATTGATGGAAGGAGagaccttgcatgggcttataagtaagttgggctactccctatattgctaattggttttatggtggaacctcaactttctttatggtaGCAGAGCACCGCGTCACCCCGTTGTGTtttccacgtgttaggcttgaaaat contains the following coding sequences:
- the LOC137734102 gene encoding ABSCISIC ACID-INSENSITIVE 5-like protein 2 isoform X2, with amino-acid sequence MTMGSQGGADGNCKQSQFQPLGRQNSMYSLTLDEVQNQLGDLGKPLSSMNLDELLKNVWSVEANQTMGIDIEGTTLVNQAQLQRQASLSLTSALSKKTVDEVWRDIQQSKDEEEKKSQERQRTLGEMTLEDFLVKAGVVAEAEASSDKQCAGPLVGVDANMAAQFPQGPWMQYSQPQYQHPQQSMMGVYMPSQPIPPPMHVGAGAMMEVPYPDNQVPLPSPLMGALSDTQTPGRKRGNSEDIVEKTVERRQKRMIKNRESAARSRARKQAYTNELENKVSRLEEENERLRKQKELEKVLPSAPPPEPKYQLRRTSSAPL
- the LOC137734102 gene encoding ABSCISIC ACID-INSENSITIVE 5-like protein 2 isoform X1, whose protein sequence is MGIQTMGSQGGADGNCKQSQFQPLGRQNSMYSLTLDEVQNQLGDLGKPLSSMNLDELLKNVWSVEANQTMGIDIEGTTLVNQAQLQRQASLSLTSALSKKTVDEVWRDIQQSKDEEEKKSQERQRTLGEMTLEDFLVKAGVVAEAEASSDKQCAGPLVGVDANMAAQFPQGPWMQYSQPQYQHPQQSMMGVYMPSQPIPPPMHVGAGAMMEVPYPDNQVPLPSPLMGALSDTQTPGRKRGNSEDIVEKTVERRQKRMIKNRESAARSRARKQAYTNELENKVSRLEEENERLRKQKELEKVLPSAPPPEPKYQLRRTSSAPL
- the LOC137733983 gene encoding SUN domain-containing protein 1-like; its protein translation is MSASTVSITANPVTTRRRHVVAVDKKTSNIELVSAEPQTHKADDTATNSKDLSHHSIRGEPGLDRSAQPKKTGPNSTISPPSNRRSRKTLDADPKPRWVTVLRIFSKNLILLVLIVGLFQIVRRLALGPGVGVPMAFSDLEGRIAEVEAFMKTTTKMVQVQVEVVDRKIESEVGGLRREIEKKIEDKGVALEGELRKLEAKNEGLERSVSDLRSVEWLSKQEFEKVFEDLKKKVKGSEDSELGATLDDIRAYARNVVEKEIEKHAADGLGRVDYALATGGASVVKHSEPYLVGNGGNWFLKSTKNGVHGDADKMLKPSFGEPGHCFPLKGSNGFVQIKLRTAIIPEAITLEHVAKSVAYDRSSAPKDCRISGWLRGRDDPEVYTEIHLAEFTYDLEKSNAQTFDVLDWAVSDLVDTVRLDFTSNHGSPSHTCIYRLRVHGHEPNAVSMMAMQQ